DNA sequence from the Suricata suricatta isolate VVHF042 chromosome 5, meerkat_22Aug2017_6uvM2_HiC, whole genome shotgun sequence genome:
ggtaaggtttctctccagtatggattcggagaTGTTGGATAAGGGTTGAGTgttgagtaaaggatttgccacattctttgcattggtaaggcttctctccagtatggattttgtgatgttcGTTAAGGACTGACTGctgagtaaaggccttgccacattctttacattggtaaggtttctctccagtatggattcggagaTGTTGGATAAGGTTTGAGTtttgagtaaaggatttgccacattctttgcattggtaaggtttctctccagtatggattctgtgatgtttggtaaggaTTGAATGGgaagtaaaggatttgccacattctttgcattggtaaggcttctctccagtatggattttgtgatgtttggtaaggttTGAGTgttgagtaaaggatttgccacattctttacattggtaaggtttctctccagtatggattcggagaTGTTGCATAAGGGTTGAGTgttgagtaaaggatttgccacattctttacattggtaaggtttctctccagtatggattcggagaTGATGGATAAGGTTTCCGTGGCAAGTAAAgaatttgccacattctttgcattggtaaagcttctctccagtatggattctgtgatgtttgttAAGGTCTGACTGctgagtaaaggccttgccacattctttacattggtaaggcttctctccagtacgggttctgtgatgtttggtaagAGTTGAGTGTTGGGGAAAGGCCAtcccacattttttatgtgtgtaaggtttctctcctgtaggGATCAGTCTAGGTACATTTACTGAAGAGGCATCATTAAAGGTTTTACCACCTTCTTCATGTTTGTAAGGTTGCTCTCCAGTGTGCACTCGCTGATGTTGAATTAGTGCCGAGTGCCTGTTGAAGCCTTTGCCAAACTCCTTAGAAAGGTAATCTTTCTGTCCGG
Encoded proteins:
- the LOC115291415 gene encoding zinc finger protein OZF-like, which codes for MRDLNKDVDSEWPQAHLGTSIPDYGGDCHPCGEVSDQIANIITHKSTHLGENHSKYDACGEILNQSSSADDQKRIHVWKSPYTCNEPGNILSQSSRLHINKTIHAGQKDYLSKEFGKGFNRHSALIQHQRVHTGEQPYKHEEGGKTFNDASSVNVPRLIPTGEKPYTHKKCGMAFPQHSTLTKHHRTRTGEKPYQCKECGKAFTQQSDLNKHHRIHTGEKLYQCKECGKFFTCHGNLIHHLRIHTGEKPYQCKECGKSFTQHSTLMQHLRIHTGEKPYQCKECGKSFTQHSNLTKHHKIHTGEKPYQCKECGKSFTSHSILTKHHRIHTGEKPYQCKECGKSFTQNSNLIQHLRIHTGEKPYQCKECGKAFTQQSVLNEHHKIHTGEKPYQCKECGKSFTQHSTLIQHLRIHTGEKPYQCNECGKSFTSHSILTKHHQIHTREKPYQCPECDKTFTKHTHFIGHKKIHSGEKC